The following is a genomic window from Balearica regulorum gibbericeps isolate bBalReg1 chromosome 34, bBalReg1.pri, whole genome shotgun sequence.
GCTGTAAGGGAGGGCTGTAGGGATGGCTGTAGGGATGGCTGTAGGGGCGGCTATAGGGACAGCTAAAGGTATGACTAAATGTACGGCCATAGGTACGACCATAGGTGCAGCTAAAGGTACAGCCATAGGGACGGCCATAGGTCCGGCCATAGGGACACTACAGGTTTGGCTATACGGACAGGTATAGGGGCAGCTATAGGTACAGGTATAGGTACAGGTATAGGGACGGCTATAGGTACAGCCATAGGTACCAGCTGTACGTACCAGCTATAGGGACAGCTATAGGTACTGGCTGTAGGTACAGCCATAGGTACGGCCATAGGTACAGGCCATGGGTACCGGCTATAGGTACCGGCTATAGGTACCGGCTATAGATACAGCAATGGGCACCAGCCATAGGTACCGGCCATAGGTATGGCCATGGGTACCAGCTATAGGTAACACTGTGGGTACCAGCTATAGGTGCTGGCCATAGGTAATGGTCTAGGTTCCGGCCATAGGTACAGCTATAGGTACCAGCTATAGGTATGGCCATGGGTACCGGCTAAAGGTACTGCTATAGGTACATCCATAGGTACCGGCTATGGGTACCAGCTGAAGGTATGGTTATATGTACATCTATAGGTACTGCtagatatatatacataggTATGGCTATAGGTACAGCTATAGGCACATCTATAGGTGTGGCTATAGATATATACATCTGGACTGCTATAGGTATTGCTGTAGGTATATACATAGTTATGGCTATGGTTACAGCTATAAGTACGTCCATAAGTAACGCTATACGTACCGCTATAGGCATCACTATAGGCACCTCCATAGGTACTGCCCCGGGTACCTCCATAGGTACCGCTATAGGTACACCCGCAGGTACTGCTGTGGGCACTCCCATAGGTGCAGCTATAGATACTGCTGTAAGTGCAGCTACGGGTGCATCCATAGGGTGCATCCATAGGTACATCCATAGGTGCAGCTATAGGTACCGCTGCGGGTCTGGCTATAGGTACTGCTATGGCTCTGGCTATAGCTACATCCATAGGTCCGGCTATAGGCGCGGCGGTAGGTGCATCCCGCTATACGTCCCGCTATACGTCCCGggccgcgccccccccccccctccccgccccggcgccctcctggccccgccccccccggcgCCACGCGCCTGGCCCGGTCCAGCCAATCACCGCTCGCCGCCGCGGTCAGAGCCGCAGCTGCCATGGAGACAGCcagggggcggggcgggaggtAGCCACGCCCACTCCACGCCTCCATCCCCCGCCCAccgcgggaggggcggggcggagAGGGTGGCCACGCCCAccccgggggaggggggagcgcggggaggaggggggacacgggggggacacggggggacatggggggacatggggggacatggggacgaCACCGACACGGGGACATGGGGTGACACGGGGgtgtggggacacggggggacaccGACATGGGGACACGCTGGCAGAGGGACAGGGGGGACACGAGGGACACGGGGGGCGTGGGAACATTGGGACACGGGGACATTGGGACACGGGTGGACAGCGTGGGGACAGTCACCGCGGCTGAGAGGGGACAACCCCACAGGGGAACAACCCCACGGTGGGCCCCACTACTCTCTCTGCCATCGCCCTTTTAAGCCCTCCCTTCCATTCCCTCACCGGAAGCGGAAGTCGTTTTGACGCGCGGGTGGGTGGGGACAACCGGTTCCCTCGGGGTCCCTGtggcggcccggcccggcccggtccCGCCGCCATGGTGAGGCCTGGCCCGGGGGGCTCCGCTCCGGAGGGTCGGGCTGGGGCTTTGAGAGGGGGCTGCCTGGGTTGGGGTTCCGGGAGCCGGGTGGGCCTTACCGGGGATCGAGCTGGAGGGCCGGGTAGGCCTTACCGGAGAGCGGGCTGGGGCTCCCGAGGGTTGGGTAGGCCTTACCGGGCACCGGGCTGGGGTTCTAGCGGGCTGAGTGAGGGCGGCCTGGCCGGTCTGGAGCtcggggaggggagaggcggtggggggggggggggggggggggggggggggggggggggggggggggggggctgaccCGGTGCTGGCCCGGTGCTGGCCCGGTGAGGCGGAGGTTTTGGAGGGCCGGTTCCCGTTGTCCaccccttctccttctccttctcccctcaaGTCGGCCGCGTTGGATCTGAGATCGAAGGAGGAGAAAGACGCGGAGTTGGACAAACGGATCGAGGCGCTTCGCAAGAAGAACGAGGCCCTTATCAAGCGTTATCAGGTGTggaaaggtgggggggggggggctcgaTCCCGTGTTTTTCCCCCACTCCCACGCCGGAACCTGCGTGGGGGCAGGGAAGGCGCTTCCAGTCCCTAATCCTCCGCCTGAGGTGGCTTAACGCCGGGGCggtggtggtgtgtgtgagGGGTTTATCGTAATACGGGGTGACAGGAGAGGGTCAGGGGGGTGGGTCTGTCCTTCACGCGCGGGGACGTGGTGTCGTGGGTGGGTGGGTTTATCCCGGTTGACGTTCGTATCCCGGCGGCAGGAAATCGAGGAAGATCGGAAAAAAGCGGAGCAGGAAGGGATCGCGGTGACCGCTTTGCGCCGGGCGCGACATCCCGACGTCGAACCCGAGAGGAGATGGGTGGATAAGGATCTCTCCGTCACTGTCCAGGTCATGGTCTCCCCAGGggtgagtggggggggggggggggagttgggGTTCAGGGGATCATCCGTGGGGATCAGGGCAAGGtcggggggggtgtgtgggggggtgtgcgtgtgcTTTGCGAGTCTCGCTGAACCCCCCAATCTCATCTCTTCCAGGAGAAGCGCGTGGCGAAAGACAAGAAGCCATCGGGGACCCCTAAACCCGGCCGCGGCGCCGCTCCCCGCAGCTCGGGACGTGCCGGCCTGCGTCCTTCCGGTCGTTCCCCGCGGGGGGAACAACTCGCCGAACCGTTTTGGGATGGGGCCGCCGGCGACGGCGCGACCCCGGGGGAGCGCGGCGGTCGGGGACGACGCTCACGAGGTCGGGGGACGGCTggcccagggatggggagcgACGCCGGCCCTGACCGAAAGTccaaggtggggttttttttttttgggggggggcctgatgggttttttggggggctgaGTGGGTGTTATGGGCTGGTTTgggggtgctgcctgccccccccccccccccagctggtTTTTCCTTACCAGGAGTGGGAAGAACGAAGGCGGCAGAACATCGAGAAGATGAATGAGGAGATGGAGAAAATCGCTGAGTACGAGAGGAACCAGCgggtgaggaggaaaagagaatcGGGGGGGAGCTCGGTCGGTCACGagtgcccacccccccccagggggGCTGTAAAACGTCGCCCCTTTTTACCCCGAATCAGGACGGGCTTCACGAGAAGAACCCGGTGCGTAACTTCTTGGACGACCCGCGCCGCAGCGGCCCCTTCCAGGATGCCGATCGCAAGGAGGGGAGCCGGCGGCACGTCCGAAATTGGGGGGGGACCCGATTTTGACAAGGTCAAGGCAGGGATGGAGCGTGAGAAGACGTGGCAGGGCCCCGTACGTACCCCGGTGGGTCCCCTCGTTTTTTTTGGGGGTCCGGGGTGGGGTTTGAATGGTCGGGACAAGGCTCGAGCCGCGTCTTGCTGCAGGGACGCCGTTCCAGCCCGAAAACCGGGGGGCCGCTGGACATGACGCTCTCCATGACGGGTCGAGAACGAGCCGAATACGTCCGCTGGAAGAAAGAACGGGAACAAATCGATCAGGAACGTCTGGCGCGGCATCGTAAACCCACCGGACAGTGGCGGCGGGAGTGGGATGCCGAGAAATCAGACAGCATGTACGTACCGGGAATGAGGggtgatttttttggggggggggggtgcgttGCGGCGTCACCGGTGTCAGCcgttccctcttttttttttttttatttttaggtttaaGGACGGCTCTGCGGCGGCACCCGGTTCGGAAGCGAGCGGCAGGGAAGAAACGAAACGTCCTCCTCCCAAACCTCCCACTTTTGGGGAGTTCCTCACCCCGCATCGCACCCAGAGGAGGCGAAAGGGCCGGGGACGCGGCCAGGCCGCTGGGACCAAGCCCTACAGGTCAGCAGGGTGACGTCCCAGCgaggattttttggggggggctcCTCTCTGAGCCCCATTTCCATGTGGATTTTTTGTCTCCGAGCCACCGggatctttttttcccccctccagcaTGCACGATAACcggtgggaggagaaggagttGCCGGCATCGACCGAGAAAGCCGAGAGCCGGAAGGTAAAATGCCGGGGCAGAGCCTGGAGGGAAC
Proteins encoded in this region:
- the CCDC9 gene encoding LOW QUALITY PROTEIN: coiled-coil domain-containing protein 9 (The sequence of the model RefSeq protein was modified relative to this genomic sequence to represent the inferred CDS: deleted 1 base in 1 codon) produces the protein MSAALDLRSKEEKDAELDKRIEALRKKNEALIKRYQEIEEDRKKAEQEGIAVTALRRARHPDVEPERRWVDKDLSVTVQVMVSPGEKRVAKDKKPSGTPKPGRGAAPRSSGRAGLRPSGRSPRGEQLAEPFWDGAAGDGATPGERGGRGRRSRGRGTAGPGMGSDAGPDRKSKEWEERRRQNIEKMNEEMEKIAEYERNQRDGLHEKNPVRNFLDDPRRSGPFQDADRKEGSRRHVRNWGGTDFDKVKAGMEREKTWQGPVRTPGRRSSPKTGGPLDMTLSMTGRERAEYVRWKKEREQIDQERLARHRKPTGQWRREWDAEKSDSMFKDGSAAAPGSEASGREETKRPPPKPPTFGEFLTPHRTQRRRKGRGRGQAAGTKPYSMHDNRWEEKELPASTEKAESRKAEEAPSGALPEPPLSLSPEEDEDQWEDVSEEEEEEEEEEEEEAEGSVGSSNEDEAPRSASPKTQRSPRTGQAAVPKLRVPPVAVTPAPDGGAGTPLSPFSPVEGHQPVSDWGEEMDLASPRSSLGDSPLSGPTVPKSRGASGEIPGLTPVELSEPPREEEARSNTEQETLEKHEEATGSPAEDGTREAAAFPRQPDAEAAPGTVEITDFQRDGQTPRCPPATPPSPGSLPP